In the genome of Vanacampus margaritifer isolate UIUO_Vmar chromosome 1, RoL_Vmar_1.0, whole genome shotgun sequence, one region contains:
- the LOC144055493 gene encoding monocarboxylate transporter 1-like: MPPPPGGPTGYTPPEGGWGWAVVVGAFISIGFSYAFPKSITVFFKDIEVIFDATPSQVSWISSIMLAVMYAGGPISSILVNRFGSRPIILLGGCLAGSGLVASSFCNTVPQLYFFIGVVGGLGLAFNLNPALTMIGKYFYKRRPIANGIAMAGSPVFLSTLAPLNSWLYDRFGWRGSFLILGGLLLNCCVAGSLMRPIGPRPAPPSSERPEDGEARPKRTVVQTLNSFIDLTLFKHRGFLLYLLGNVIMFFGLFAPLVFLSNFAKSKDISKDKAAFLLSVLAFVDMFARPSMGLLANTKWVRPRVQYFFAAAVLYNGVCHVLAPLSTDYTGFVVYAVFFGFAFGWLSSVLFETLMDLVGAQRFSSAVGLVTIVECGPVLLGPPLTGSFYNYYQHYDYTYISSGIILIVASLFLFVGMGINYRLLAREKKNEEKAEPKEERAAMLAPAAEAAAPDAVKPEEDSKMDENTV, translated from the exons ATGCCTCCGCCACCAGGGGGCCCCACAGGGTACACCCCACCCGAGGGAGGCTGGGGCTGGGCCGTGGTCGTGGGGGCCTTCATCTCCATCGGCTTCTCGTACGCCTTCCCCAAGTCCATAACCGTCTTCTTCAAGGACATCGAGGTGATCTTCGACGCCACGCCCAGCCAAGTGTCCTGGATCTCCTCCATCATGTTGGCCGTCATGTACGCGGGAG GTCCAATCAGCAGCATCCTGGTCAACCGGTTCGGCAGCCGACCGATCATCCTGCTGGGCGGCTGTCTGGCGGGGTCGGGACTGGTCGCCTCTTCTTTTTGCAACACGGTGCCGCAGCTCTACTTCTTCATTGGCGTGGTGGGAG GCTTGGGCCTGGCGTTTAACCTGAACCCGGCCCTCACCATGATCGGCAAGTACTTCTACAAGCGGCGCCCCATCGCCAACGGCATCGCCATGGCAGGCAGCCCCGTCTTCCTGTCCACGCTGGCGCCGCTCAACTCGTGGCTTTACGACCGCTTCGGCTGGAGGGGCAGCTTCCTCATCCTGGGGGGGCTCCTGCTCAACTGCTGCGTGGCCGGCTCGCTCATGCGCCCCATCGGGCCGCGGCCGGCGCCCCCCAGCAGCGAGCGGCCCGAGGACGGCGAGGCGCGGCCCAAGAGGACGGTGGTGCAGACGCTCAACTCCTTCATCGACCTGACGCTGTTCAAGCACCGCGGCTTCCTGCTCTACCTGCTGGGCAACGTCATCATGTTCTTCGGCCTCTTCGCGCCGCTCGTCTTCCTCTCCAACTTCGCCAAGAGCAAAGACATCAGCAAGGACAAGGCGGCCTTCTTGTTGTCCGTGCTGGCCTTCGTGGACATGTTCGCCCGGCCCTCCATGGGCCTGCTGGCCAACACCAAGTGGGTCCGCCCCCGCGTGCAGTACTTCTTCGCCGCCGCCGTCCTCTACAACGGCGTGTGTCACGTCTTGGCGCCGCTGTCGACCGACTACACCGGCTTCGTGGTCTACGCCGTCTTCTTTGGCTTCGCCTTCGGCTGGCTCAGCTCGGTGCTTTTCGAGACGCTGATGGACCTGGTGGGCGCGCAGAGGTTCTCCTCCGCCGTGGGCCTGGTCACCATCGTGGAGTGCGGCCCCGTGCTGCTCGGCCCGCCGCTGACAG GAAGCTTCTACAACTACTACCAGCACTACGACTACACGTACATCTCGTCCGGCATCATCCTCATCGTGGCCAGCCTCTTCCTCTTCGTGGGGATGGGCATCAACTACAGACTGTTGGCGCGAGAGAAGAAGAACGAGGAGAAAGCTGAGCCCAAGGAGGAGCGCGCCGCGATGCTAGCCCCCGCCGCCGAGGCCGCCGCGCCCGACGCGGTCAAGCCGGAGGAGGATTCCAAGATGGACGAGAACACGGTGTAG